A stretch of [Clostridium] scindens DNA encodes these proteins:
- a CDS encoding C45 family autoproteolytic acyltransferase/hydolase, whose protein sequence is MEKKEWSRDGKSYRYSKDGWEFLYIEGKPFERGVSYGELLAREIRDAIREASRLVMLQTGIEWEFLKDSKISILHKWKEHLCRKPYKEFLEEMQGMVQGVRQVIPDCPVTPDDLILWNGYEELTGSWFPNAAPELYDSLDVQHGIRHAGGRTLKRFSSGAGDHCSAFIATGSYTADGRIVMAHNSFTPYENSNSMNVVVDLVPADGNRFIMQSCPGYIHSLSDFYETRIGEGKGLMITETTIGGFNAYDCDGAPEFARIRRAAQYAGSLDEFVELFWEDNNGGYANTWLAGDIKTGEIMRFEAGLKFYHIDRTTDGYYAGFNAPLDPRIRNLECENSGFADIRRHQGARQVRLPGLLEEYKGRIDNLAAQEILADHFDVYLDRENPCSRTVCAHYELDDRAYMSQPGRPVPFQPRGAVDAVTADSADAKELSLWARWGSPCGMPFYAEEFLKKNPQFEYLREFLKDRPSLPWTRLKADMRR, encoded by the coding sequence ATGGAAAAGAAGGAATGGTCGAGGGACGGGAAGAGTTACCGGTATTCTAAGGATGGATGGGAATTCCTCTATATCGAGGGAAAGCCTTTCGAACGGGGCGTTTCCTATGGAGAACTTCTGGCCAGGGAAATCCGGGATGCCATAAGGGAGGCATCCCGGCTGGTGATGCTCCAGACTGGCATAGAGTGGGAGTTTTTGAAAGACAGCAAGATCAGTATTTTGCATAAATGGAAGGAGCACCTATGCAGGAAGCCTTACAAAGAATTTCTGGAAGAAATGCAGGGCATGGTACAGGGAGTCCGGCAAGTCATACCAGACTGTCCGGTGACGCCAGATGATCTGATTCTGTGGAATGGGTATGAGGAACTTACCGGTTCCTGGTTTCCCAACGCAGCGCCAGAACTTTATGATAGCCTGGACGTGCAGCATGGCATCCGGCATGCAGGCGGAAGAACCTTGAAAAGATTTTCTTCTGGAGCGGGAGATCACTGCAGCGCATTTATAGCAACTGGATCGTATACGGCTGACGGAAGAATTGTCATGGCACACAATAGTTTTACGCCGTATGAGAACAGCAATTCTATGAATGTAGTAGTGGATCTGGTTCCGGCAGATGGAAACCGTTTCATCATGCAGTCCTGTCCGGGATATATCCATAGCCTGTCCGACTTCTATGAGACCCGGATTGGAGAAGGAAAAGGGCTTATGATAACGGAGACCACCATTGGAGGATTCAACGCTTATGACTGCGACGGCGCGCCGGAATTTGCGCGTATCCGGCGTGCCGCCCAGTATGCAGGGAGTCTGGATGAATTCGTGGAACTTTTCTGGGAGGACAATAACGGCGGGTATGCCAATACCTGGCTGGCAGGAGACATTAAGACTGGAGAGATCATGCGGTTTGAAGCAGGTCTTAAGTTTTATCATATAGACAGAACTACTGATGGATATTATGCAGGCTTTAATGCGCCTTTGGATCCGAGAATCCGCAACTTGGAATGCGAGAACAGCGGGTTTGCGGATATCAGGCGGCATCAGGGAGCAAGACAGGTCCGCCTTCCCGGACTTCTGGAAGAATATAAGGGGAGGATAGACAATTTGGCCGCACAGGAGATTCTGGCGGATCATTTCGATGTATACCTGGATCGGGAGAATCCATGCTCCCGAACGGTATGCGCCCATTATGAACTGGATGACAGGGCATACATGAGCCAGCCGGGAAGGCCGGTTCCCTTCCAGCCGAGGGGAGCAGTGGATGCGGTGACCGCCGACAGTGCGGACGCGAAGGAACTGAGTTTGTGGGCCAGATGGGGAAGTCCTTGCGGGATGCCATTTTATGCGGAGGAATTTCTGAAGAAGAATCCGCAGTTCGAGTATCTGAGAGAATTCTTAAAAGACAGGCCGAGCTTGCCATGGACAAGGCTAAAAGCCGATATGCGAAGATAG
- the leuS gene encoding leucine--tRNA ligase, translating into MSNVPYNHKAIEKKWRERWEQNPVNLKADEKGNKREKYYCLDMFPYPSGNGLHVGHWRGYVISDVWSRYKLQQGYYIVHPMGWDAFGLPAENYAIKMGVHPAISTAENVKNIKRQINEIAALYDWDMEVNTTDPEFYKWTQWIFVKMFKEGLAYEKEFPINWCPSCKTGLANEEVVNGKCERCGTDVTKKNLRQWMLRITKYAERLLSDLDKLDWPEKVKKMQADWIGKSYGAEVDFPIDGREEKITVYTTRPDTLYGATFMVLAPEHELSKSLATDETREAVEKYIYDASMKSNVDRMQDKEKTGVFTGSYAINPLNGEKTPIWLSDYVLADYGTGAIMCVPAHDDRDFEFATKFGIPIVQVIAKDGKEIENMTEAYTEAAGTMINSGEWNGMESAVLKKEAPHIIEKRGLGRATVNYKLRDWVFSRQRYWGEPIPIVHCPDCGAVPVPEEELPLRLPEVESYEPTGTGESPLAGIDEWVNCKCPVCGKPAKRETNTMPQWAGSSWYFLRYVDNHNDKELVSREKADEMLPVDMYIGGVEHAVLHLLYSRFYTKFLYDIGAIDFDEPFHKLFNQGMITGKNGIKMSKSKGNVVSPDDLVRDYGCDSLRMYELFVGPPELDAEWDDRGIDGVNRFLKRLWNLVMDSKDADVKATKEMIKERHRLVYDITTRLENFSLNTAISGFMEHNNKLIEIAKKEGAIDKETLSTMAVLLSPFAPHIAEEIWEQLGHEGSVFAAGWPTYDMEAMKDDEIEVPVQINGKTRAVISVAADISKEDAIAAGKEAVADKLTGTIVKEIYVPKKIINIVQK; encoded by the coding sequence ATGTCAAACGTACCTTATAACCATAAGGCAATCGAGAAAAAATGGCGTGAAAGATGGGAGCAGAATCCAGTCAACCTTAAGGCTGACGAAAAGGGGAATAAGAGGGAAAAGTACTACTGTCTGGACATGTTTCCGTATCCGTCGGGAAATGGCCTTCATGTAGGACATTGGAGGGGATATGTAATCTCTGACGTATGGAGCAGATATAAGCTGCAGCAAGGATACTATATCGTGCATCCGATGGGATGGGATGCATTCGGACTTCCGGCTGAGAACTATGCCATCAAGATGGGCGTGCATCCTGCAATCTCCACAGCAGAGAATGTAAAGAACATCAAGCGCCAGATTAATGAGATCGCGGCCCTGTATGACTGGGATATGGAAGTGAACACTACAGATCCCGAATTCTATAAATGGACCCAGTGGATCTTCGTAAAAATGTTCAAGGAAGGCCTTGCTTATGAGAAGGAATTCCCGATCAACTGGTGCCCATCCTGCAAGACCGGCCTGGCGAACGAGGAAGTTGTCAATGGCAAATGCGAGCGCTGCGGCACGGACGTGACCAAGAAGAACCTGCGCCAGTGGATGCTGCGGATCACCAAGTATGCGGAGCGTCTGCTCAGCGACTTAGACAAGCTGGACTGGCCGGAGAAGGTTAAGAAGATGCAGGCAGACTGGATTGGAAAGTCCTATGGCGCGGAAGTAGATTTCCCAATTGACGGAAGAGAAGAAAAAATCACGGTCTATACCACCAGGCCAGATACCCTTTATGGCGCTACCTTCATGGTACTTGCGCCTGAGCACGAACTTTCCAAGAGCCTGGCTACGGATGAGACAAGAGAGGCGGTAGAGAAGTATATCTACGATGCGTCCATGAAGTCTAACGTAGACCGTATGCAGGATAAGGAAAAGACCGGCGTATTTACCGGAAGTTACGCGATCAACCCGCTGAACGGGGAGAAGACGCCAATCTGGCTGTCCGATTACGTTCTGGCGGATTATGGTACAGGAGCTATCATGTGCGTTCCCGCTCATGACGACCGTGACTTTGAATTTGCAACCAAGTTTGGAATTCCGATCGTCCAGGTTATCGCCAAGGACGGCAAGGAAATCGAAAATATGACAGAAGCCTATACAGAAGCGGCAGGAACTATGATCAATTCCGGAGAATGGAATGGCATGGAATCCGCGGTACTTAAGAAAGAGGCGCCGCATATCATCGAGAAGCGCGGACTTGGCCGGGCAACCGTGAACTACAAGCTGCGTGACTGGGTATTCTCCCGCCAGAGATACTGGGGCGAGCCGATTCCGATCGTGCATTGCCCGGACTGCGGAGCCGTTCCGGTACCGGAAGAAGAACTTCCGCTTCGCCTGCCTGAGGTAGAATCCTATGAGCCTACTGGAACCGGAGAATCTCCACTGGCTGGAATTGACGAGTGGGTGAACTGCAAGTGCCCGGTATGTGGAAAGCCTGCCAAGCGAGAGACCAACACCATGCCTCAGTGGGCAGGGTCTTCCTGGTATTTCCTGCGCTATGTGGATAATCACAATGACAAGGAACTGGTTTCCAGAGAAAAGGCAGACGAGATGCTTCCGGTAGATATGTATATTGGCGGCGTAGAGCACGCGGTACTTCACCTTCTGTACTCCCGCTTCTATACCAAATTTTTATATGACATCGGAGCGATCGACTTTGACGAGCCGTTCCATAAACTGTTCAACCAGGGAATGATCACCGGCAAGAATGGCATCAAGATGAGCAAGTCCAAAGGAAACGTGGTTTCCCCGGATGATCTGGTAAGAGACTACGGATGCGATTCCCTCCGGATGTACGAACTGTTCGTAGGCCCTCCAGAACTGGACGCAGAATGGGATGACAGAGGAATCGACGGCGTAAACCGTTTCTTGAAGCGTCTCTGGAATCTTGTGATGGACAGCAAGGATGCGGATGTCAAGGCTACCAAGGAAATGATCAAGGAGCGCCATAGACTGGTGTATGATATTACAACCCGTTTGGAAAACTTCAGTTTGAATACAGCGATCTCAGGATTTATGGAGCACAACAATAAATTGATCGAGATTGCCAAGAAGGAAGGCGCGATCGATAAGGAGACCCTGTCTACAATGGCAGTGCTGCTTTCCCCATTCGCCCCCCATATCGCGGAGGAAATCTGGGAGCAGCTGGGACATGAGGGCAGCGTGTTCGCAGCCGGATGGCCGACTTATGACATGGAAGCCATGAAAGATGACGAGATCGAAGTGCCGGTACAGATTAATGGCAAGACAAGAGCAGTCATTTCCGTGGCAGCGGACATTTCCAAGGAAGATGCGATTGCCGCAGGAAAAGAGGCAGTGGCAGACAAATTGACGGGCACGATTGTAAAAGAAATCTATGTGCCGAAGAAAATCATTAATATCGTGCAGAAATAA
- a CDS encoding sugar O-acetyltransferase: MNIKEKMHSGELYYPGDEALMKEQLAYLDKLYDFNMTRPTEQERRKEMLKEMFAEIGEDCYIEPPLHTNFGGRHVHFGHSIYANFNLTLVDDTHIYVGDYTMFGPNVTVATAGHPICPESRQEGYQYNFPVHIGRNCWIGAGAIIVPGITIGDNVVIGAGSVVTKDIPSNVVAVGNPCRILREIGEYDREYYFKNRKFPPADRP, translated from the coding sequence ATGAATATTAAAGAAAAGATGCACAGCGGGGAATTATATTACCCCGGAGATGAGGCGCTGATGAAGGAACAGCTGGCATACCTTGATAAATTATATGATTTTAATATGACGCGCCCCACGGAGCAGGAAAGAAGAAAAGAAATGTTGAAAGAAATGTTTGCTGAAATTGGGGAAGACTGCTACATCGAGCCACCTCTGCATACAAACTTCGGTGGCAGGCATGTGCATTTCGGCCATAGCATCTATGCCAATTTTAACCTGACGCTGGTGGATGATACTCACATTTATGTAGGGGACTATACCATGTTCGGCCCCAATGTGACGGTTGCGACTGCAGGTCATCCTATCTGTCCTGAGTCCAGGCAGGAAGGATATCAGTATAATTTCCCCGTACACATTGGAAGAAACTGCTGGATTGGCGCCGGCGCCATTATTGTGCCCGGCATCACCATCGGCGACAACGTTGTGATTGGCGCTGGCAGCGTGGTTACAAAGGATATTCCTTCGAATGTCGTTGCGGTGGGCAACCCCTGTCGGATCCTGCGGGAAATCGGCGAGTACGACCGGGAGTACTACTTCAAGAACCGGAAGTTCCCGCCTGCAGATCGGCCTTAA